One genomic region from Jilunia laotingensis encodes:
- a CDS encoding DUF3876 domain-containing protein, with protein MKTENINLDRLVGNWESINLNPTVIIYRSGESYLLSVIHMNETSKQASPATYEIQEDEDGFFINYNLKRTAISHDTKLDILTISALGDYIRN; from the coding sequence ATGAAAACAGAAAATATCAACTTAGATAGGTTGGTCGGTAATTGGGAGAGCATAAACCTGAATCCGACAGTTATCATATATCGAAGCGGAGAAAGCTATTTACTTAGTGTTATCCACATGAACGAAACAAGCAAACAGGCAAGCCCTGCTACTTACGAGATTCAGGAAGATGAAGACGGCTTCTTTATCAACTACAATCTGAAACGGACGGCTATTAGCCATGATACCAAACTGGATATATTAACTATCTCCGCATTGGGTGACTATATACGGAACTAA
- a CDS encoding DUF5712 family protein — MNIDFPPPSKGTYNNAGSSRKLCNYCEHEDMERMEQGIYTEGFFNLTDDNIYKSQVVKDIDSNIGQLLKTDAKFYAIHVSPSEKELRAMGNTEQEQAEAMKRYIREVVIPEYARNFNKGLSAEDIKFYGKIHFSRDRSNNELNMHCHLIVSRKDQSNKKKLSPLTNHKNTKKGTVKGGFDRKNLFQQAEQGFDKLFGYKRELIESFEYYNTMKNGSISEQLNMQERQISNERKNTDMQTGLYADKQGEPNENKVAYKQDDNLSNDIENKQSFNLPDLGLSSALGLLTPDANKEEEQIPVKKRIKKKPKRGFRQS; from the coding sequence ATGAATATAGATTTCCCGCCACCGTCCAAAGGCACATATAACAATGCAGGCAGTAGCCGAAAGCTATGCAACTATTGTGAACATGAGGACATGGAACGCATGGAGCAAGGAATCTATACAGAGGGCTTTTTCAATCTGACAGACGATAATATCTACAAATCACAGGTTGTAAAAGATATAGATAGTAATATCGGTCAGTTATTAAAGACGGATGCCAAGTTTTACGCTATCCATGTAAGCCCATCGGAAAAAGAACTTCGGGCAATGGGCAATACCGAACAGGAACAAGCCGAAGCCATGAAACGGTATATCCGTGAAGTGGTTATTCCCGAATATGCCAGGAACTTCAATAAAGGACTATCAGCAGAAGACATAAAGTTCTATGGTAAAATACATTTCAGCCGGGACAGGTCAAACAATGAGCTGAATATGCACTGCCATTTGATTGTTAGCCGGAAAGACCAGTCCAATAAGAAAAAGCTATCTCCATTAACTAACCACAAAAACACCAAGAAAGGAACGGTTAAGGGTGGTTTTGACAGAAAGAACCTATTCCAACAAGCAGAGCAGGGATTTGACAAGCTATTCGGCTACAAACGGGAACTAATCGAATCTTTTGAGTATTACAACACCATGAAGAACGGCAGTATCTCCGAACAACTTAATATGCAGGAACGCCAGATTTCCAATGAAAGAAAAAATACAGATATGCAGACTGGCTTGTATGCAGATAAGCAAGGCGAACCGAATGAAAACAAGGTTGCATATAAACAAGACGACAACCTTTCAAACGATATTGAAAATAAGCAAAGTTTCAATCTCCCTGATTTGGGTTTATCATCTGCATTGGGTTTGCTTACTCCTGATGCCAATAAAGAGGAGGAGCAAATTCCCGTGAAAAAGAGAATAAAGAAGAAGCCGAAGCGAGGATTCAGGCAATCATAA
- a CDS encoding helix-turn-helix domain-containing protein, translated as MYINNEDFEIWMQKLSKKLSEIGQDLKSLINTKEVFDPDEKLLDNQDLAFLLKVSYRTLQRYRSSKKLPFFMVAHKTYYRTSDVREFVRSHMDFQTYQDFEKKHPKPEDEDKKDENDE; from the coding sequence ATGTATATCAATAACGAAGATTTTGAAATATGGATGCAGAAGTTATCCAAAAAATTGAGTGAGATCGGTCAAGACTTGAAATCACTCATCAACACCAAAGAAGTATTTGACCCTGATGAGAAACTACTCGATAACCAAGATTTGGCTTTTCTTCTCAAAGTGAGTTATAGAACTCTTCAACGATACAGAAGCAGTAAAAAACTACCCTTCTTTATGGTAGCTCATAAGACCTATTACCGCACTTCTGATGTCCGGGAGTTTGTCCGTTCCCATATGGATTTTCAAACCTATCAGGACTTTGAGAAAAAGCATCCGAAGCCCGAAGACGAGGACAAGAAAGACGAAAATGATGAATGA
- a CDS encoding helix-turn-helix domain-containing protein, whose product MEILDKKSTEINSFFTGLDELLDTIQQALKNRTPHLNGEKFLSNRDVCRMLHISSRTLQDWRDTGKIPFIQIKGKILYKESEVLKWLEQMLAKQNL is encoded by the coding sequence GTGGAAATACTGGATAAGAAATCAACGGAAATAAATTCTTTCTTCACGGGATTGGATGAGCTACTGGATACCATACAGCAAGCTCTTAAAAATCGGACTCCACACCTGAATGGTGAAAAGTTTCTGTCAAACCGTGATGTTTGCCGGATGCTTCATATCTCATCCCGAACCTTGCAGGATTGGCGGGATACGGGTAAAATCCCATTCATTCAGATTAAGGGGAAGATTTTGTATAAGGAATCGGAGGTTTTGAAGTGGTTGGAACAGATGCTTGCGAAACAGAACCTTTGA
- a CDS encoding helix-turn-helix domain-containing protein, whose product MDIVAIESKTFEQMKGRFEDFTRQIKNLCGENQDKEKWLGNDDVCSLLQISPRTLQSYRDNGTLPYSQIGRKCYYKVSDIEDLISQSQRSKEQK is encoded by the coding sequence ATGGATATAGTAGCAATCGAAAGCAAAACGTTCGAACAGATGAAAGGGCGTTTTGAAGATTTTACCCGACAGATAAAGAATCTATGCGGGGAGAATCAGGACAAAGAAAAATGGTTAGGCAACGATGATGTTTGTAGTCTTCTGCAAATATCGCCGAGAACATTACAATCATACAGGGATAACGGCACCCTGCCTTATTCGCAGATTGGGCGTAAATGTTATTACAAGGTATCGGATATTGAGGATTTAATCAGTCAGTCACAAAGAAGCAAAGAGCAAAAATGA
- a CDS encoding IS110 family transposase has protein sequence MLNQRKELNFEGQNIYIGIDVHLKSWTVTILTETMPHKTFTQPPQAQILSAYLNEHFPNADYYSAYEAGFCGFSAHYHLQECGINNIVINPSDVPTSQKEKWQKNDPVDSRKIARALRSKELIAIHVPDKKSLSDRSLIRMRSSLVKDMTRFKLRLKSLLYFYGIRFPKEFENSNTHWSKRFIKWLREDIVLDTSARQALDLFIKEVENQRILLLEVNKKIRHLCKTKTYKNNIDLLQSIPGIGITSAIVLMTHIETIDRFKNTDYLASYVGLIPNSHSSGESENKGEMTFRGQNHLKAILVESSWVAVRVDPALSLSYNTYIHRMQPNKAIIRIARKLLNRIYYVLKNQREYVCGVVN, from the coding sequence ATGCTTAATCAAAGAAAAGAATTAAATTTTGAAGGACAAAATATCTATATAGGTATTGATGTCCATCTAAAGAGTTGGACTGTTACAATATTAACAGAAACAATGCCTCATAAAACTTTTACCCAACCACCGCAAGCTCAAATTTTGTCAGCTTACCTGAATGAACATTTTCCAAATGCTGATTATTATTCTGCTTATGAAGCTGGCTTCTGTGGTTTTTCTGCACACTATCACTTACAGGAGTGTGGAATAAATAATATTGTTATCAATCCATCTGATGTACCGACCTCTCAAAAAGAGAAATGGCAAAAAAATGATCCGGTTGATAGCCGGAAGATTGCTCGCGCATTACGCTCAAAGGAACTGATAGCTATTCATGTTCCGGATAAGAAATCTTTATCAGACCGTTCGTTAATCCGCATGAGAAGTAGTCTGGTAAAAGACATGACAAGATTTAAGTTGCGCTTGAAATCTCTCTTGTATTTTTATGGGATAAGGTTTCCCAAAGAATTTGAAAATAGCAATACTCATTGGTCAAAGCGCTTTATTAAATGGCTTCGGGAAGATATTGTCCTGGATACTTCTGCTCGCCAAGCTTTAGACCTGTTTATAAAAGAAGTTGAAAACCAGCGCATACTTTTACTGGAAGTGAACAAGAAGATACGTCATTTATGTAAAACTAAAACATATAAAAATAATATTGATTTACTGCAAAGTATCCCGGGTATTGGAATTACCAGTGCCATTGTTCTGATGACACATATAGAAACTATCGATCGTTTTAAAAATACAGACTACTTGGCCTCTTATGTAGGATTGATTCCCAATAGCCATTCCAGTGGTGAAAGTGAGAATAAAGGAGAAATGACTTTTAGAGGGCAAAACCACTTGAAAGCTATTTTGGTGGAATCCTCGTGGGTTGCAGTCAGGGTAGATCCGGCTTTATCTTTAAGTTATAATACCTATATACACAGGATGCAGCCGAATAAAGCAATTATCCGCATTGCAAGAAAATTATTGAACAGGATTTATTATGTACTAAAAAATCAAAGGGAATATGTATGCGGTGTTGTTAATTGA
- a CDS encoding BfmA/BtgA family mobilization protein has protein sequence MAKQNRNIIFTTIAIEAETDKLIEKLCKRYSLKKGEITKLAFLYLDKAHINPADAPESVKTELAKINKRQDDIIRFIRSYEEDKLNPMIRTSHSIATRFDTALKEQKGLITSEIEQSRELQDNVLKKISETFNQHAGVINNQAKQINELAQSINASSKKQERNNNKLLKLISLYSELATCGVMDGKRKENLRAEINDLINE, from the coding sequence ATGGCTAAACAGAATAGAAATATCATATTTACGACAATAGCGATAGAAGCGGAAACGGACAAGTTGATAGAAAAACTTTGTAAACGCTATTCGCTGAAAAAAGGAGAAATTACAAAACTGGCTTTCCTATATCTGGATAAAGCCCATATCAACCCTGCGGATGCGCCTGAATCGGTAAAGACGGAACTTGCCAAAATCAACAAACGGCAGGATGATATTATCCGTTTCATTCGCAGCTATGAGGAAGATAAGCTAAACCCGATGATAAGAACAAGCCATTCAATCGCTACCCGCTTTGATACTGCCTTGAAAGAACAGAAAGGATTAATAACTTCTGAAATAGAGCAAAGCCGGGAATTACAGGATAATGTTCTGAAAAAGATAAGCGAAACTTTCAACCAACATGCCGGAGTGATTAACAACCAAGCTAAACAGATAAACGAGCTTGCCCAATCCATAAACGCATCATCAAAAAAGCAGGAGCGGAATAATAATAAACTCCTGAAATTGATTTCCCTGTATTCGGAACTGGCAACATGCGGAGTAATGGACGGTAAGCGGAAAGAGAACCTAAGAGCAGAAATAAACGACCTGATAAACGAATAA